taaggataaATTTTATGGACTGATCGGAACAGTTTCGGTAGAAATGTAACAAAGTGTTACAGAGTAGACTATAGATCAATAATCctttatttcgtttttgtttagAGTGATTAGCCAAACAATTATCATCCATAAAAGAAGGGCACGCAAAAGACGACTTCGGTTATCCATAATCCCattagaatataaaaatacaattaagGTGTTATAATTGTGTCTAAACAAATTAGCCCTATAAGAGTCCATTAAGCAAATAgctaaactaaaataaaagatataatTGTACTTAGATAATCGACGTATAAAGATACATGTATCCGTAGGACCGTAGCAAACTATCTTCGACCTCTAAAGCAAAGTGTGCCGCCTTCTTTCTTCCTTACataaaaaatttcaacttaaaaaatgtaatcaaAAGTGGACATTCGTAATGTTCATCACGACTACTAGAGATACACATGAGATTaatcattataaatttagaataataacataaacaacTAAACCCACAAATATATGCTTCTAATGATGAAATGATTATGTGGAAGACGTATAaaggttttcacttttcaccAACTAAACTCTTCACTAATCCCCCCCAACCCGCACCCCACATATATTgtctaatatttattatactaTTGTCATCAGCTATATAAGATTGAGAAAACTAGACATGAGTTATAATTCCTTTGAAGTAAAATTCCATGAGAGCATACTGAAACTAGCTGATCGAATTGTTGATATATTAATAAGGCCCCATAAATATTCCAAGTCTTAATTTATCCAAATatcatttgataaatttagCTTGTTAGGATAAATTATGTCATGGAGGTGTACATAGTGTCATAGTTTACGTCTAGTTTTTTGGCATCAGAAGATAACTGCTTTATTACTATAGTCAACACCTAATCCAAATTCATTACGTTCTAtactaaaaagtaaacaagCAAGACTAAAATCTTTCTGTATGATAAAATCAATGGgctttaaattcttttaatgGGCCATAAGCCCATAAATAAATtcgtgtttctttttttcctcgACTGTTCTTCagatttcaatttctcttctctgtttcttcttcttcttcaattttcagATTTGATAGCTCTCAAAATCGTTAAACTACAGAAACGAAAAAGGAAATTGCGGCGATCTAAGGTATGCAATTTGATTAGAACCCAccacttcaattttttttacaccCTATTCAAAGCCAATTTGATTGAAACTAATTAAAAGATGCTATGGATCGTGAAGGTTAAATCCATGGCTGATGCACATTTGAAGCAAAGAGGCTATATCTCGGCAGTTGCAGCTGGACTCAATGCAGCTCTTGCAGCAATCTCTGCTAAGTTCTTCACATCTCTTGTAAGatgtgttgtttcttctttctaatcaATCACtagtgtttttttagtttgatcAGTtacttaaaaagttttaatcttTGACAGGTGATTAAGTATGGATTAGTTGTAATCTGCAATGTGGTTATGTGGGCATGTTATGTAAACAGTTTAAGAGCTTTGTCCTCTCTACAAGCTACTGTCACAAACTTTGCTGCTAATTTTCTATCTTCTGGTTTAGCtggtctctttctttttcaagaaTCGTTATCGTTTCGTGTAAGTTCTGTTTCTTGAAAAGTGATGATCAAAGTCTTTAGACATTGACGattgttttgatgaaatgtGATATTTGGCTTTGTGAGTTGAATGAGTTTTGgctaatacatttttaaaacatcttGGCAGTGGTTTGCGGGAGCTTTATCGATTACTACCGGAGTTCTTATCCTCAGTAAGTCGAGTGTCGATAAGAAGGTAAGCTCGGATTAATGGAGAATCGAATATGATAGCTTCTGTTTTGGAGAAGGCTGCTTTTGGTTGAAAGGAATTAGAGATGTTAAGTTGTTctgagttttgagttttagaGGTTAAGGGAAACATTATGTTTTAAGTATGCCAATTTGGTTCAATTCTCTTGCAGCTAGAGTCTCTAATTATCTTGACATTTCTCAGTTTTTGACAAACTATTTTAGCAGCGTGTAAAAACCGACTAAGTGAACTGTGTATGTTTATAGAAGAACTGTTTCTATAGTTCGTCATAAATAGTCgagagaaagtaaaaaacgaagcaaacaaaaggaaatgaaTAGTAACACTAGCTAGAATTTGGATGAAACtagtaagaaaataagatcCAGTGCACCTTTGGGAGCTTTGAATACAGAGGCTGTTCTGGTGATAGATCGTAAATACCTAAGCCAAAGCTGGTGGAGTTACCCACTACTTTCGTTTTAAGACCAATCCCACACCATCATTCGAGGTAGGTTTGTATATCGTAGTAAATGTTGCATCAATCTACGGAAGAAGAACAATTCATCTATTATGCCTTACCATCATGCGATTGGAACCTTTCATTCTTATactccaacaaaaaaagagaaattattgGTTCACGTGAAACTATTTGCCATCACTTAGTTAAAATCTATATCATATGCATTTGTGGTGGAATTCATTATCCTTACTATTTTCATGCTCCACACAAAATTAAACTAGCTtgtcaataaaaaaagatcaaaacattGATTCATATGAAGCGCTATTTACCATCTAATAAACTTATAACTGAAATTTATCATGTGATTAATTTGTTCCGGAATTTATTATTCAATACCATTTTCAGGCTATACAACAAAGTCATGCAAGATATTATACTATACTACTAGTTACTTAGTTTATGAGGGTAATCAAAACACATGGTTCacatgaaaatatgaattcaGAATAAAGAATTCAATACTATTTAGCTACTAGTCCGAGAGTTGATACATATAGGATTCTATCATTTGAACTTTAAATTGAGGATTTGCCTTTTGTCCATTACCATGAATCCGGATCCATATCACAAATTGATGATTAAACTGAATTACTCGACCCGACATACTTCCACTTGGGTTCTTGGTCGGCAAATATCATCACCATCGTGTGAAATGCTTCTAGTCCCCACGCTAGAGAGTAGAGACTTCAACACGAAATGCATCATTTGCCAACCCCCGAATTCGCCGTAGTATCTCTACAACAAATCGTTCATGCACAACCGTCCTTTTTCTGTTGCCGCTGGCTTTCCCAATAGTGGATATGCGGTTCATCAAATCTTTTGGATCTGTTCATGTGTCGGAGTGTTTGTGTGTTCATCTTACATCTAGTTAATGTATTGTCCTCTTTACTTGATGCATAAACTTTATCatgatgcttcttcttcttgcgtaatttataagtttatgcacttatatcaatcaaataaaaagtatcTACTCAGAAGAAAACTAATCAACGTAAAGTAAACcgttaataatttatttatatttagctAAATTTAGATTTCATGATAAATACGTGGATTCCAAGCAACCCGACATGTTAATAAATATGAAAGTAAaggactatatatatatatatggggaTCAATTAAATTTGGAACGTTGATTGCTACCATTTTCTTCGCCAGTTGAATGATGTACATAAgtgtaacgcccgtgaaccagaaaatcggttaggatttatgtttaaatcGTTCGGTTTAATTGGTTAGATTAatggaaaccctagagtgtgtctataaaagaaggaaactcgaaattagaGCTTTGGTTAgccactttttgttttgtaaagaagaataagagagagaaggaaaaagacCAAAATCGTTAGAGTTTGGGAGGAAACAGTTTcgacatatcaaatcattttcGAAGGTAATGAAATTTGGTAAAGTTATTCCCAAGTCTTTCATCGTCATTCTCCATTTTACAGAAgtggattttgatttaaacTCGTTGAGTTATTCACAGTTTTGTaagacacgttttctcagatgCAAGTTAAAACTAGCGGGGATTAtaactgagatcgtggtcttGTCTGGtttccgatcggcacgagATTTTGTGGAAGGCTTGATGACGTCTAAGGCTAGCGTTTCACCGGATAGTTAACggttagtttttattttagggttttgtctttgagactgtttgtctttgatttttatgtccagtttgcttcaagattgtttttggttgtgtgacttgttgtaggatgtttctggactgtttcagacgcaaggagagttTCTCCTGGTTATAATTGTTGTTAGAATCAGcttgttaaggtgagtgcgtgaaCATAAGCTTATCTAAGCGATTGGTTTGTATGACTAGTTTTATGTAATGATATATAgatgtggtgaatgtgtttttgggtgaacataacaaaaataacaaaccaGTCATTTAACAGTTCAcccaaaaacacattcaccacacctacatatcatcacacaaaacaagtCATACAAaccaatcgctcagataagccCATGGTCACACACTCATCTTAACAAGCTGATTCTAACAACAATTATAACCAGCAtagactctccttgcgtctgaacagtccagaaacatcctacaacaagtcacacaaccaaaaacaatcttGAAGTAAACTggacataaaaatcaaaaacaaacagtcTCGAAGATGAAactctaaaataaaaaccGACTGTTAACTATCAAATCCCTCCGGTGAAAAGCTAGCCTTAGACGTCAAAAAGCTTTCCACAAAATCTAGTGCCAATCAGAAACCAGACaagaccacgatctcagttaCAATTCCCGCTGGTCCTAACTCGCGTCTGAAAAAACGTGTTTTACGAAACTGCAAATAACTCAACGAGTTTAAATCCAAATTCACTTTTGTAAAATGGAGAATGACGATGAAAGACGTGGAAATAACTATACtaaatttcgttacctttgaaaacgatttgatatgttaaAACTGTTTCCTACCAAACTCTAACGATTCtgtcctttttcttctctttaagtGGCTAACCAAAGCCCTaattccttcttttataggcatattttagggtttctattAACTCAACCGATTAAACCAgacaatttaaatataaatccTAACCGATTTTATGGTTCACGGGCGAGGTtaagttgttttattttttttattatgtgtttgtctttgtctaGTTTGTTTTCATGGGCTATAATTTTCTGCAAAAAATgtcgatttttgttttatgtaacTTATGTTGAAGAGGGGAAAATTCCAAATAAGTACTTCAGTGTGGAGTAAAAGCTAAAATATCTACTAAATCTTATTTAAGAATCCAACAAAATTTGGTCCAGGCCATATACTTGCGGTCTCTATGATCCCATCATACCTAGCTACTCCAAGCCTCTACcataaaatcattatttatatttctgcTGTTCtatagtttgtttgttttttctttttttctttaagcatatttaattttttgttagtaAAATGTTCTATAGTTTGTTGATCGCAAGACAAAAACTTGTGCCATATCTGTTGTATTATGTAATTAAGGATACTGTTAAGCCTCAATGTCCAGGGTCTGGGGTATTTGGACATCTCTTGGACTCCAAGCGAGGAAGGGAAAGAGATCCACtactatatttatatgttttacttACCATATCTTGGATCCACGAGGGTAAGAGCAGCAAAGGAGGACATTTTCCTCTctgctctcttcttcctttttttttgtttttgtttttgtaaatatgtGTGTGGTAATCTTATTTCTGGTTAAAGTGTGTTGTCTCCTGAAACTCTCAACGCcaaatataactaaattattgtttgtatTATTTAGTTCCATGTTAGTTTTTCTACTGTGAACATGgaatttttgttaaacatttgTTGATTTGGACGTTTGTGGAACGTTTCAAAGAACCGCTTGTCAACATTTGCACAATTGCATTCTCTTATTGGTTAACACAGTTTCCGGGATTCTAGAACGCCAAAAAAGCACAGAAGGTTTAATACTTATTGTTTTGTCTAAGGAGAAGGAAAATGCGCAATACTTTCTTAAACCTTTTGTAGGTTTATGAagtgtttgatttttcagaTAAAATGAGAATCAAGTTCGATGTACCATGTTCACATGTGACTTTGTACTATTTCGAATGTTTCTTGGCAAGTAATTTCGAATCCTTTTCGTAAGTAGAACTAATTCCACATGTCACAAAAGTGTTGACTTACCTATAGAAAAGGCAGAGgaacacatacacacacacaaacgCTTACTAAACTCAAAAGTCAGAATGATAAGGTCACAAACTACGTGCAAACCATTTCATCGGTCCCCATCTAACAtcctaaaattgaaaaatcaaaccttatattttttccttgaattctcattttatttgaatatattttcgATCTATAGACACACATTAATCATGATAGTAACCACATGTCAAAATCTTAGGACAAAGATAGAACCGACATGTAAGTCACTACTTTTGCCATGAACGTGCttaccattttcttttatattccTACTACTTATATCTCTATCCTCTCCATATTTTTTACCCGTAAAATTATAAACCCATTTTCAAAAtctgatcttttttttttcgttgaCAAATCTAGTTATGCCTCCTCCGGCAATGCTTGCGTTTGACGATGGTTTAGCCCGGAAATCTAACGATAATGAGTGGCAAGGTTTCAGAGTTTTTCCAGGAGAAAATactaaccctaaccctaataTAAATTTCTTGGTTAAGAAGGCAATTCTGCAGAACGAGAAATCAATCACTCCTCTTTTCTCCCGTTCGTCGGCAAGAGATGATAGCTTCAGAATTGTGTTGCCGCCGGCGTTGCCTCCTCCTAGAGACTCCACCGTTCCGCTTCCTATGCTTCCGGAGCCGATGAGAGTCCGGAAGAAGCTTAGCCACCAAGAATCAGTCATATTTATGAGCAAATCGCGTTTCGCAGAGAAAATCCTCtacaaggaagaagatttcaaaTGTAACGCCTTCTGCTTGTCTCTACCTGGCTTCGGAAAGAACAAGCTGATTAGATCTTCTTCGAAACGCCAAAATtctatggagaagaagatgatcagaGCTTCTTCCTTCACGGGATCAACTGTTTCTGTACGCGCCTCGCTAGAGAAATTCGAATGCGGTTCTTGGGCATCGACGACAGCTCTTATTCAAGATAACGGTCGGTTGTTTTTCGATTTTCCGGTTGAGATGACGAAGTGCAACAGCCGCGGTGgaaatggaggaagagatgTGCAAGAACCGGTGACCTCTGGTTTCTTATTCGATAGAGAAACAGAGACTTTGGCTCTGAGAAGCGTTTTAAAGACGAGGAGTACTCGTGATCACCGGAGATCAGCTGAGTCTTCACCGCAACGTCGTGTTAGGTTCTCGACTTCGTCTTCATCGGCTTCAGTTTCGTGCCCTACTTCGCCTCGAACTTGTATCACTCCACGTTTGCGTAAGGCTAGAGATGACTTCAACACCTTCTTGACCGCACAAAACGCTTGaataaggaaaacaaaaacagaacacagagttttatttataatatgtatgtatgaaaTGAGTGTAATGTATCTACGGATGATGTGTAAATATtatggagagaaagagagtgttGAGTctttgagaaatcaaaatcgataAAGGGTTTATGATTCTAAAACAACTcaaaaagtataatttttaGTGTTTGCTTAGAAGCTCTATCTCCAATTTTTGAGGGTTTGTTTGGCTTTGTTGAAtctttatgaaataaatttgaCCAAGAGTAGATGATTATGAGAGTATTTTATAATCTATGTGCTTCACTTTTGCATCGAAGATCTGTTTTCAGACTTTAATCTACAATTTTTAGAGTGTACTCAATGAGGtatcaaaatcaatgaaatGATGGTTACTAGAGTAATTGCAAAAATTCATGTATGTTTCCAAGCTCTGTTTGTGACTTGCCTTTTcaggttttaaggtttatttTTAGGCTATTTTccgttaatttttttggttggtttagGAGATCAAAAACTTCATAAAACTGGACAAAGTGTTGGTAACATAACCTAAAAACTGTATAAAGAGAGCATAATACGATATTCAGACCCAAAACGCCAAATAACGCAAACTCGATAAGGAAAAGAGGGTTTAATGGGTTAGTGAATTCTTCAGCGTTTTCAAAACGGTTGATTTCAGTTTCTTGTATCGTAGATGACACGAACAACGTCAACAATCTGAGCTCTGCAAATCGGACATTTCCCTCCACTCCAATGTAGTTCGTTGGCACATTTTAGGCACATGCACATATGTCCACACCTGTACAAAACCGCCTCGACCTGTGTTTCGTCGCAGACGCAGCATTTTCGTTTCATTGGGTTTTCTTGGTGAGCCTTGTGTTGCAAGCTCGCGTTAGCATCTAAACACGTTTTGACAGAATCTCGTAGTACTGACATTTCTTGCTGAAGCTGTTGGATCTGTGATCTCATACCGCTTATCAGCTCCATTTCCTGAAAACGTTTATATGCGGCTCAATGAGTTTACCACTAGTGCGGTTGCGAGTTTCTATAGTATAACAAGAAATCGATAAACACTCACAGGTGACTGAGGATTCTGAACAACCAAGGCAGGAGTGGAAGTAACATCAGTGTCTTGAGAACTCCATGATCCTGCAGGAGACGATGCAGATATATGTGAAGACGACGATTGGCTCAAGTCATCTCTATCATCTTGCTCTTCACCTCCTCTTAATGgctcttctttgatttcttcatcaatttcaaaatttacttcctcctcttcttcttgttgcaATTCCCATTTTTTGGAGTGCTTATCCGAGTGTGTCTGTACACGGGACATCATGAGATTATCGATCTTCTCTCGCAACCCGCTGTCGAGGAAATCTGTCACCGTTCTTCTGTATTAAGCAGGGAAATTCATTTTCTTAGTCAGTTATTAACCATTAAGAAACATGAGCTTGTCAATTTTGATGGTTACTTACCGCTCAAGGAGTCTGCATATGTCATCTTTCTCAGACCTAGTGTTCATTACTTCCAGGTACCGTGACTTCCTCAATTCCTCCCAGTAACTCCGAGGCCTAGCTATTTCACTAAGCCAGTCGTCGTTATATTCTCCATAATAAGACTGCTCATCTGCATACTCTTCTTGTTCTCCCCATCTATTCAAATAGGATGTTTCTTGTTGATCAAGGCACTGGTCCATCTCATTACTCTCATGAACTAGACCTTCTGTTTCTCGAGTTTCTTGCATATACTTTCCCACATTGTTCTCGTCTTGATTCTGTCTCAACCGCGATTCTCGAGATAAATATTCACTCGGGCTagtattttcttcttctttcttttcagaCTTGCCATCGTTGCAagtttcttctacttctcttgtttcttgcaGCTGAAGGCAATTCTTTTGTGAATCAACTGTTCCACTTacagattcttcttccttacaTAACGTTGCTTCCTCTATCTTGCGGTTACGGGGTCTCAACCGCTCTGCGAAAAAAGCTTCGAGAGTAACACCACCATCCTTTAACCTCGTGCTTGTGGTAGTAGttccttctgtttcttctacGGATTTGTTGTTCATCTCAGTGGATCGTTGATGATTCTTCCTCTTATCTGTTGCAGCCGCAGAGTTTACTACGTTCGCATGAAATTTCTCCCTGCGTTGCCAATCAAAGATTGAAAATCTGAAGAAAGTAAACCCTAAGAACtaaactcaaaacataaaacagagaatctgAAAAAACCTTAAATGCAGAACAGCAGAGCCTGATTCAATTCGGTTTAATCCGGTTGTTTTTGCGTTAGACCGGTTTCTATCTTGAATCACAAGACAGCGATTGAGGTTCCTTAACCTTAGCATTGACTGGTTAAATAATGTAATTAGAAAAACCATTTAGTGGATTATGAATAAAGTCACAAATATGTTagttatttttatcaaaatagtgaaaatataatttacctGGAGACGACCACGTTGAGTAAACCTAGAAACTGCGTTGCGTTCAAAAAGCGAATCCAATTCACGGTGGCGATCACGTTCCATTTGCATAAGAAAATCGGTAAACGCTTGTCGTCCTCGTATCTTCGGAGAGAAACTAACCACCGGAAAATTACTTTTCTCCGATGACGACGAAGTGCAATAAGGCCTCGGCGTTCTGATAATCTCGAGTCCACCGCCACCGCCGCTGCCATTATCTCCAGCGGTTCGTTTCTTGTCTTCGTTGCTAAGCCTCCGAATTAGGTCAGCGACTCGTCCCCATTTACTTTCTCCGGAATCAGAAACCAAACCATGTGACCTAGATTCAATCTCCACCGTTCGATCAGCAATTTCAGAATCTCCATCGATTGATGAAGATTCTGAAAGACCGGAATCTTGAACACTAACTCCTGAATCGCTCCGACTACTACTACTCGCCGTAGATTGACTGCTACTCGGCGAGTTTCCACCGTTGGATCGGTTTAGCCTCGCCTCCCATATCtgaaccaaagaagaagccaCAAGATTGTCGTTTCTCTTCGATTCTAACGGAGATTCAAGAACACGATTGTTCTTGTTATTGTGAGTTTCGATCCAAGAATCAACTAAATTCTCATCGGAGACATGAGATTTCAAAACCTCTTTCACCGGAGATTTCAGATTCTTTTGAAAAACGCCAGCGTTTTGGTTACGATCTCTTAAGATTAAACCGAATCTCTGAGGAGAAGACACCATTTTTTTACGATCTAAGAATCGAACAAACgaacataaaatcaaataatcattAGAGTTTTTGAATCGATCGAAAGAAGTTAGAGGACaactctgttttctctgtctctctacaagaagaagagaaaatggattTGTGTTAGTGAAGAGACagatttttctctctgtttttttttcctgttaaagaaacagaacaacaacaaacaaacggTGGAGatacgatgatgatgaagaagcaaaacagaaccaaacaGTATTTGTGCTTATCTATTTAGTAAGAGGACTTATAAATGTTAAGAGTCCTAAAATGGCTCTGTTTTGTCCCTTAAACTGGGGAACGTGTCTGTAAAACAAGGCAATAAAGAATGAGGTGTAAGaatacagagaaagaaaagccTTATGTGGCCAAAAGTGATAAATtgttatagaaaaataaaaaagctacTTATAATTTTGgacaaaattgaatttgaaagaTATTGTATAACACATGTCATTATACTGGTAAAAGCATTTAATTGTGTAatgcatgaaaaaattaacattGGATTGTTATACTAATTAAAGGgtgattaaattatttaataattaaggCTCCTAAATATGCTAGAGTCAAAAAGGAGCCGTTGAGGAATTTAGCCGTTGTCGAGTGGGAACCATGCACTTTCTGGATTTTATGCCACATCATAAATCAAATTGAAGAACTAAAGAtaacaaacaattttaaattgtatAACTGACAGgaacaaaaacttttaagcaaagtaaaaataatttaattagagAAAATTAGATGTTCAACCCAAGTTTCATGTAGTGTGCGATTTTATTGTAGTGTGGTCAATAGGCCCAGGCATAGTGGTCAATGTCGTGCTTGGGTTAGTCGAATAGAGAGAGAACTTAGGACGAGTTGTGATTTGTGACTCTTATAAAAcgatttaagaaaaaatagtcTCTATACAAAATAACGATAATTGAAACCAATAATAAGGTTCACAACCGATCATTTTCGGATCCCGATGAGTTAACGATTAGTCAACGATAGAGTAAAACGACCGATTAATCGAGACTTAGTGTCTATGATATTGGCACATACGACATATATttcgtatatatatttcaggTAACTGGGTATCGTTTATATTAGTTGCGGCATATGTGATAATGTATTCTTCCACACTTCGTATAGCTAGCTGacaatcttttttcttaaagtttaAGTATTAGGAAGTATTATCCGGTAGATAAAGAAGATGGACGATTGAAAAAGCGATTGATACGATTTTTCTTCTGTGATTTTTCCGACCGGCCGGCGTTGGTTCCGACTTCGATTGTActcttttctcctttataattCTAGCAAATATTAgtttacatacatatatttcagTTATTAACAATGAGTTCTAGAGAATCAACTGCTTTTGGTTGGCCTCTTTTCACACTGTTGGCGATTTTCATGACCCAAAAATTGAGTTTTCT
This sequence is a window from Arabidopsis thaliana chromosome 1 sequence. Protein-coding genes within it:
- a CDS encoding cell growth defect protein (unknown protein; Has 120 Blast hits to 120 proteins in 67 species: Archae - 0; Bacteria - 0; Metazoa - 35; Fungi - 37; Plants - 23; Viruses - 0; Other Eukaryotes - 25 (source: NCBI BLink).), whose translation is MADAHLKQRGYISAVAAGLNAALAAISAKFFTSLVIKYGLVVICNVVMWACYVNSLRALSSLQATVTNFAANFLSSGLAGLFLFQESLSFRWFAGALSITTGVLILSKSSVDKKVSSD
- the RSH4 gene encoding root hair specific 4 (root hair specific 4 (RSH4); BEST Arabidopsis thaliana protein match is: unknown protein (TAIR:AT2G34910.1); Has 45 Blast hits to 43 proteins in 9 species: Archae - 0; Bacteria - 0; Metazoa - 0; Fungi - 0; Plants - 45; Viruses - 0; Other Eukaryotes - 0 (source: NCBI BLink).), translating into MPPPAMLAFDDGLARKSNDNEWQGFRVFPGENTNPNPNINFLVKKAILQNEKSITPLFSRSSARDDSFRIVLPPALPPPRDSTVPLPMLPEPMRVRKKLSHQESVIFMSKSRFAEKILYKEEDFKCNAFCLSLPGFGKNKLIRSSSKRQNSMEKKMIRASSFTGSTVSVRASLEKFECGSWASTTALIQDNGRLFFDFPVEMTKCNSRGGNGGRDVQEPVTSGFLFDRETETLALRSVLKTRSTRDHRRSAESSPQRRVRFSTSSSSASVSCPTSPRTCITPRLRKARDDFNTFLTAQNA
- a CDS encoding RING/U-box superfamily protein (RING/U-box superfamily protein; FUNCTIONS IN: zinc ion binding; EXPRESSED IN: stem, stamen, pollen tube; EXPRESSED DURING: 4 anthesis; CONTAINS InterPro DOMAIN/s: Zinc finger, RING-type (InterPro:IPR001841); BEST Arabidopsis thaliana protein match is: RING/U-box superfamily protein (TAIR:AT2G34920.1); Has 4912 Blast hits to 4241 proteins in 362 species: Archae - 9; Bacteria - 172; Metazoa - 2090; Fungi - 292; Plants - 512; Viruses - 97; Other Eukaryotes - 1740 (source: NCBI BLink).), which codes for MVSSPQRFGLILRDRNQNAGVFQKNLKSPVKEVLKSHVSDENLVDSWIETHNNKNNRVLESPLESKRNDNLVASSLVQIWEARLNRSNGGNSPSSSQSTASSSSRSDSGVSVQDSGLSESSSIDGDSEIADRTVEIESRSHGLVSDSGESKWGRVADLIRRLSNEDKKRTAGDNGSGGGGGLEIIRTPRPYCTSSSSEKSNFPVVSFSPKIRGRQAFTDFLMQMERDRHRELDSLFERNAVSRFTQRGRLQSMLRLRNLNRCLVIQDRNRSNAKTTGLNRIESGSAVLHLREKFHANVVNSAAATDKRKNHQRSTEMNNKSVEETEGTTTTSTRLKDGGVTLEAFFAERLRPRNRKIEEATLCKEEESVSGTVDSQKNCLQLQETREVEETCNDGKSEKKEEENTSPSEYLSRESRLRQNQDENNVGKYMQETRETEGLVHESNEMDQCLDQQETSYLNRWGEQEEYADEQSYYGEYNDDWLSEIARPRSYWEELRKSRYLEVMNTRSEKDDICRLLERRTVTDFLDSGLREKIDNLMMSRVQTHSDKHSKKWELQQEEEEEVNFEIDEEIKEEPLRGGEEQDDRDDLSQSSSSHISASSPAGSWSSQDTDVTSTPALVVQNPQSPEMELISGMRSQIQQLQQEMSVLRDSVKTCLDANASLQHKAHQENPMKRKCCVCDETQVEAVLYRCGHMCMCLKCANELHWSGGKCPICRAQIVDVVRVIYDTRN